Below is a window of Shinella sp. PSBB067 DNA.
CTCGCGGGCCATGGCATGGCTTGCCGCCGTGCTTTCCTCCACCATCGCCGCGTTCTGCTGCGTCGCCTGGTCCATCGCGTTGACCGCCTGGTTGATCTCGCGAAGACCGGCCGACTGCTCGCGCGACGCCTCGACGATGGCGGTGACGTTGACATGGACCTCCTGCACCTGCGCCAGGATTTCCTGCAGCGCCTGCCCGGTCTCGTCGACGAGCGCCACGCCGTTCTTCACCTGCACGCCGGAGGCGGTGATCAGCGTCTTGATGTCCTTGGCCGCGCTTGCCGAACGCTGGGCGAGCTCGCGCACCTCCTGCGCGACCACCGCGAAGCCCTTGCCCGCTTCGCCCGCCCGGGCGGCCTCCACGCCGGCATTGAGCGCGAGAAGGTTGGTCTGGAAGGCGATGTCGTCGATGACGCCGATGATGCTGGAAATCTCGCGGGAGGATTGCTCGATCTGCCCCATGGCGTCGATCGCCTTCCGGACGACCGCCCCGGAGTTTTCCGCGCCCGCCCGCGTCCTGGAGACGAGCGTGCCCGCCTCGTCCGCCCGCCGGCTCGAATCGCCGACCGTCGTGGTGATCTCGTCGAGCGCGGCCGCGGTCTCCTCGACGGAGGCTGCCTGCTGCTCGGTCCGGCGGGCAAGGTCGTCCGCCGCCGAGCGGATTTCCTGTGCACCGGAGGCAATCGCATTGGCATTGGCCTCGACGGTCCGCATCGCCTCGTTGAGCCCGGCCACCGCCTCGTTGAAGTCCCGGCGCACCACCTCCATGGAGGGAACGAAGGGCGTGGAGAGGTTTTGCGTGAGGTCTCCTTCCGACAGCGCCTTCAACCCCGCACCGAGCGCATTGATCGCCGACATGCGCTCCGTGACGTCCGTCGCGAGCTTCACGACCTTGTAAACCCGGCCGTTAAGATCGCGGATCGGATTATAGGCGGCCTGGATCCAGACCTCCTTGCCGCCCTTGCCGTAGCGCACGAATTCATTGGAGATGAAGTTCCCTTCCGCAAGGCTCTTCCAGAACTGCGCATAGGCCGGGGTCTGCACATAGGCGGGATCGCAGAACATGCGGTGATGCCTGCCGCGGATCTCGGCGAGATCGTAGCCCAGCGCCGCGCAGAAATTCTCGTTCGCGTGGAGGATCTCGCCGGTCGGCGTGAACTCGATCACCGCCTGCGACCGCGACAGCGCATCGAGCTTGCTCGCATCCTCCGCCGCCCGCATCTTCGCCTCGGTGATGTCGCTGGCGACCTTGACGACCTTGTAGGGCTTGCCGCGGCGAAAGACCGGATTGTATGTCGCCTGGATCCAGATCTCGCCGCCGTCTTTGCGCAGGCGCTTGTAGCTGTCCGCATCGTAGTGGCCGCTTGCCAGCCGCGCCCAGAACTGCCGGTATTCCTCGCTCGTGGTATAGGACGCCTCGCAGAACATGCGGTGGTGTTTTCCGACGATTTCCGTCAGCTCATAGCCCAGCGCCCGGCAGAAGTTTTCGTTGGCAGTCAGGATGGTGCCGTTGAGATCGAAATGGATCACCGCCTGCGAGCGCGACAGCGCGTCGACGATATGGGCTGCATCCATGGACTTTGCAAATGAAAGCATGACCTGTCCCTCCATGCGATCGCCACGATGGTCCGATGCTGCCGGCGTGGCCCTCGCCGATTGTTGCGTCCGGACATGGACCGCGCAGGCGGGCCATGGATTAGAATACACAAATTCAATCATCGCGGGCAAAACCATGCCGCGCTCGATATGAGAATATACAATCAAGGATGGAGAAATGAGCTTAACAACTGATAAAAAACAGACACCAAGATTTGGTCTGTGCTGCAGGCGGCACTTTCGAAGGTCCTGGGGCTCAGTGGGTTATATCTCGGCGCCCGCAATAATATCGCTTAGGTTGTACTGAGTGGCGGACAACAAAAAACCGCCGCGCTTTCGCGCGGCGGTCTCACATTCGATCTATGCGGTCAGCCGGTCAGGCGGCGATATCGTCCATGTCGCGCTCCTTGAACATGCGCGCCAGGTTGAGGAAGCAGATCATGCCGTTCTCGTGGGCGATGATGCCCTCGGCATAGGCCTTGTCGAAGGAGGTCGTCACTTCCGGCACGGGCTGGACCTGCTCGCTGCGGATGGTGAGGATATCGGAAACCCGGTCGACGACGAGGCCGACGACCATGCTGTGCACTTCGGCGACCACGATGGCGCTGCGCTCGTTGGCTTCGGTGCTCTTCATGCCGAGCTTGTGGGCAAGGTCGATGATCGGGATTACCGTGCCGCGCAGGTTCATCACGCCGATGACGTCGGGCGGAGAATGCGGGATCGGCGTGGACGGCGCCCAGCCGCGGATTTCGCGGATCGTCGTCGTCTTCACGCAGAATTCCTGCTCGTGCAGGCGGAATGCGATGATTTCGAGCGTATCGCCGGCAAAGCCGGTCGTCTTGATGGAGGTCATCGGGATCTTCCCAGTTTGTCTGCGTATCGGCGTGATCCTATGCAGGCCCTGGTTAAAATCTTTCAAACATCCGGGGGATTGTCGCACGAAACGAAAAAGGCCCCGCGCTGCCGCAGGGCCTTCGTCCCGGCAGGCCGTCAGGTGCGCAGCACGGCCTCGAACTGTTCCAGCGCCCAGTCCACCTGGTCGCCGGTGATGACGAGCGGCGGGGCGATGCGGATCGTATCGCCATGCGTGTCCTTGGCGAGGATGCCGCGCTCCTTCAGCGCCTCGCAGTATTTCCGTGCGCCGCCGGCAGCGGGATCGAGTTCGACGGCCAGCATCAGGCCGCGGCCGCGCACGTCCTTGATGATGTTGGAGCGGATATTCTTCAGGCCCGCCTGGAAGCGCTCGCCCATGCGCTCGGAATTGCCGATCATGTCCTCCTCGACCAGCGCCTTCAGCGCGGCCCGCGCGATCGCGCAGGCGAGCGGATTGCCGCCGAAGGTCGAGCCGTGCTGGCCGGGCTTCAGCACGCCGAGCACCTCGCTGTTCGAAAGCACGGCCGAGACCGGATAGAAGCCGCCGGAAAGCGCCTTGCCGACCAGCGTCACATCCGCCTCGATGCCCTCGTGCTCCTCGGCCAGAAGCTTGCCGGTGCGGCCGAGTCCCGTCTGAATCTCGTCGAGGATCAGCGTGATGCCGTGCTTCGTGCACAGTTCGCGCACGGCCGGCAGATAGCCGGCCGGCGGGATCAGCACGCCCGCCTC
It encodes the following:
- a CDS encoding PAS domain-containing methyl-accepting chemotaxis protein produces the protein MLSFAKSMDAAHIVDALSRSQAVIHFDLNGTILTANENFCRALGYELTEIVGKHHRMFCEASYTTSEEYRQFWARLASGHYDADSYKRLRKDGGEIWIQATYNPVFRRGKPYKVVKVASDITEAKMRAAEDASKLDALSRSQAVIEFTPTGEILHANENFCAALGYDLAEIRGRHHRMFCDPAYVQTPAYAQFWKSLAEGNFISNEFVRYGKGGKEVWIQAAYNPIRDLNGRVYKVVKLATDVTERMSAINALGAGLKALSEGDLTQNLSTPFVPSMEVVRRDFNEAVAGLNEAMRTVEANANAIASGAQEIRSAADDLARRTEQQAASVEETAAALDEITTTVGDSSRRADEAGTLVSRTRAGAENSGAVVRKAIDAMGQIEQSSREISSIIGVIDDIAFQTNLLALNAGVEAARAGEAGKGFAVVAQEVRELAQRSASAAKDIKTLITASGVQVKNGVALVDETGQALQEILAQVQEVHVNVTAIVEASREQSAGLREINQAVNAMDQATQQNAAMVEESTAASHAMAREADALHALIRRFRLAGNGQAMQRMPSPAPVAQLHAVARTMRVAAGSAAPAAERWEEF
- a CDS encoding chemotaxis protein CheW translates to MTSIKTTGFAGDTLEIIAFRLHEQEFCVKTTTIREIRGWAPSTPIPHSPPDVIGVMNLRGTVIPIIDLAHKLGMKSTEANERSAIVVAEVHSMVVGLVVDRVSDILTIRSEQVQPVPEVTTSFDKAYAEGIIAHENGMICFLNLARMFKERDMDDIAA
- the rocD gene encoding ornithine--oxo-acid transaminase; amino-acid sequence: MTPSTASLIETEYRLGAHNYKPLDVVLSRGEGVHVWDIDGNRYLDCLSAYSAVNQGHCHPKILAAMIEQAQKLTLTSRAFRNDQLAHFYEEIAALTGSHKVLPMNSGAEAVETAVKAVRKWGYEVKGVPEGRAEIIVCSNNFHGRTIGIVGFSTDPDARIGFGPFAPGFRHVPFGDIDAFREAINENTVAFLIEPIQGEAGVLIPPAGYLPAVRELCTKHGITLILDEIQTGLGRTGKLLAEEHEGIEADVTLVGKALSGGFYPVSAVLSNSEVLGVLKPGQHGSTFGGNPLACAIARAALKALVEEDMIGNSERMGERFQAGLKNIRSNIIKDVRGRGLMLAVELDPAAGGARKYCEALKERGILAKDTHGDTIRIAPPLVITGDQVDWALEQFEAVLRT